Within Gilvibacter sp. SZ-19, the genomic segment TTCCGGCTATGATCAAGGGCCCAACATATGCCTTTTCAATTATGATGTTGTAGTTGCTGATCAGTTCTGTTTCTGATGCGGATCTCGCCAACCAAAAAGCCAATAACATATAGATCACAAAACTCACCCCTATAGCCCAAAGGGTGCCTTTTGGTATGCTTGAGCGCGGATCTTTTAGTTCGCCGGACATATTTGCACCAGCCATAATGCCCGTTGCTGCAGGGAAGAAAACCGCAAAGACCAACCAGAAATTACTGCCTTTGAATCCGTTTTCGGGCGATCCTTTAAAGCTTCCCCAGCTCAAGGCTTCACTGGTAGGGATCTGCATAGAACCATCATAAGCGGCCAATACTACCGATACTAAAGAAGCAATAATGATCACCATAATGATGTACTGGATCTTAATGGCCAGATTGGCACTTATATAGGCAATGGTTATTAGGCCTGCAAAGACGCAGACATCCACCAGAAAGGCATTATGCTCCGGAAATATACCCAGCCAACCCTCTCTAAATCCGAAGATATACATAGTAACTGCCAAGCCCTGTGAGATATAGCGCGGTATACCTAAACTGCCGCCAACTTCGAGGCCCAAAGACTGTGAGATAATCGCGTAAGCCCCGCCGGCGCCTATCCTAATATTGGTTGTAATGGCAGACATGGATAGGGCGGTACAGAGGGTGATCAGAAAAGAAATAATAATGACCAACCAAGCTCCTAGAAGCCCCGCGTTTCCGACGACCCAACCCATCCGCAGATACATAATAACCCCTAAAATGGTCAAGAGCGTAGGGGTAAATACACCTCCAAAGGTGCCAAATTTTTTATGTGCGTTGTTGGCTTCTTGCATAGACAACACAAGATAGCAGAATTAGTCAAACGAGACTTAACAAAATTCTAACAACTCAAACTTGCGATTGGCTGCTATTCTTTTAGGTTAAGGTAAAATTTACGATTAATGAAAATGATAAGTGTACAGCGAAACAGTAAATACGAAAACAGATTCCACCCCAATATGGGAAGGCTCCGAACCCGAGTGATCTATATTAAGAAGTGTGTTTTAGGAGTGCCCGTCAAAACCCTTTACAAATATCGTGAGACTTATTACGGTGAGGTCAAAGCATGCGCAGACTGTGTGCTTAGTGCCTAGTGATTACTGCGGATTTTAACGCGAGCTTAACCTCTTAATTTGCTAGTTATGATTATTTTAAGGTGAAAAAAATAGCCATGAAAAAACCTTATATAATAGATAGACCCCTAGCCGATATGCACGGCGATGGAGTTCGCTTTAACGAACAGCTAAAAAAGCGCGCAGCTAAGCACGTTCAAAGTACGCTAAAAGTCAAGTCACAGAAAACCAAATAGAAAGTCCGACCATTGGCCGGACTTAGCTAATTGCAAAAAGGTTAAGGTCTACAGACTGGTGGCAAATCCGTTTAAGACTTCGGTAGCTCGCTCTTGCCCTAAGGTTTTAGACCTGAGCATTCCTGCTTTGAGCAAGGTCTGCGCTAAATTGATCTTACCCGCGTCGTCTAAAAGCGGCAGATCTTTAAGTTGAAAACTCTTGGTCTCGGTAATGAATTCTATTACAGGCATCAGCGCCGCAGGAAGCGTTACTTCTTTATTGTAGAGGGTTATAGACAGTTCTGTATCGCTTATCTGTTCTACAAAGGACATGCTGTTCTCCTCTACCACCAATTGTGTATCCAAGTTCAAATGATGTATGGCTTCTGCTTGCGCTATAGGGTTCAGTGTGCTGACTCGGAACCTATTCAGCGAATGCTGATATAAATGGTTCAGTCCTGATTGTAGCTCCTGAGGTTGCCCAAGTATACCCAATATCCGCTTGTAGACAGCTTCATATTGCTGCGGATTGTTCCAAAAGTCGGGTTGAAATCCGCGGCGCAGGTCTAGGTGTTCTTGGCTGATTTTGTTGATCTTATCGATCATGAAATCTTGCCAGGTGAAGCCCATAAACCCTGTAGTGATATGGATAGAGCGTTTGTTAGACGTCTTAGCTGCATGCATCAAACCTCTTGGTATATAGAGCAGGTCGCCCGGGTTCATGGTAAACTCGTCAATAACGGCTCCGGGTTGGTGTAATTCCTGTTTGAATCCCTGGTCCTTGATGGCTAATTCAATGGGAGATTCATAGATCTTCCAATCTTTAGAACCTTCTATCTGTAAAATGAACACATCATGGGTGTCGTGATGAATGGTAAACCCCTGACTGGAATTTCCTGGGGTGCAATAAATATTGGTCTGAAAGCGCTGGCCAAAATCCGCAGTAAGCGTATTACACAAGGATTTTAAGGTCTCTACCCGATCTTGTAATTGCGAGAGGATCAAGGTGGCGCCTTCTGAGTATTTCTCAATTACCCGATTAAGGTCGATAATATTGGTTCCTTCTAGGGTCAATTGGTTGGCGTCCAGATCAGAATCTTTGTGGGCCATACGCGTATTGGGCAGGGTGAGTTTTTGGCTCGACACTATATGCTCCAAGGTTGCCGCACTTAAAATGTGATTGAATCGCTCTGGGTCGTCGGCCTTAATGTGTAAGTGCCGTTGCTCAAAATAGTCTTGAAAAAACCTCTCCCTGGTGTAGGGAGAGATTAGAAAATCTAATGAATTCTTCATAGAACAATCATTAATCATTATCACAGAATGTGTTCGGATCTTGCTGTGCGCCCAAATCGGCTACACTACCGGTGTCCGTAGTGGTCGTGGTGCAATCGTCGGACTCTCGACAACTAACTGTCAAAGAGCTAATTGCA encodes:
- a CDS encoding cupin domain-containing protein is translated as MKNSLDFLISPYTRERFFQDYFEQRHLHIKADDPERFNHILSAATLEHIVSSQKLTLPNTRMAHKDSDLDANQLTLEGTNIIDLNRVIEKYSEGATLILSQLQDRVETLKSLCNTLTADFGQRFQTNIYCTPGNSSQGFTIHHDTHDVFILQIEGSKDWKIYESPIELAIKDQGFKQELHQPGAVIDEFTMNPGDLLYIPRGLMHAAKTSNKRSIHITTGFMGFTWQDFMIDKINKISQEHLDLRRGFQPDFWNNPQQYEAVYKRILGILGQPQELQSGLNHLYQHSLNRFRVSTLNPIAQAEAIHHLNLDTQLVVEENSMSFVEQISDTELSITLYNKEVTLPAALMPVIEFITETKSFQLKDLPLLDDAGKINLAQTLLKAGMLRSKTLGQERATEVLNGFATSL